Genomic segment of Gammaproteobacteria bacterium:
TTTGCCCCCTCCGCGCTCGCGGGCGCCTCGTCCAGTTCCGGCTGCGCCTCGGTGCGCGGGTACATCTCCAGCGCCGCCGGCGTGGTGCGCGTCATGGGGACGAACGGCTCCTGCGCTTCGGTGGGGATATCGTCGGCGCGGCGAATCAGGTAAACCGCGTAGCAACCCAGTATGGCGAGCGCCGTCGAGAAGAAAAACAGCAGCATCCCGGGCCGGAACGTGTCCATGAACAGGCCCGCCAGCGCCGGTCCCAGCGCCGCGCCCACGCCATACACCAGCAGCAGGCCGCCGGTCGCCTCCAGTACGTCTTCGCGCTGCAGGTGATCGTTCATGTGCGCCGCCGACAGCGCGTAGATTGAAAACAGCAACCCACCGTAAACAAATCCGCCCGCGTATGCCGCCACCGGCAGGTAATGAATGGCGAGATAAATTCCCGAGGCGCTCAGCGCGGCCGCGAAACTGGTGCGGCAAGTATCTTGCGCCGGTCGCGCGTATCGGAGAGATGTCCCACCGGCCATTGCAACACCGCGCCTCCCAGTATGGTGATGCTCATGAACAACGCCGTCCCCGCAGTGGAAAGCCCGACCCGCTGCGCGAAGATGGGGCCCATGCCGAGCAGCGCGCTGGCGCAGATGCCGCAGATAAACGCGCCCGCCACCGCCAGCGGCGCCACTTCGTGCAGATGTC
This window contains:
- a CDS encoding MFS transporter, whose amino-acid sequence is MAGGTSLRYARPAQDTCRTSFAAALSASGIYLAIHYLPVAAYAGGFVYGGLLFSIYALSAAHMNDHLQREDVLEATGGLLLVYGVGAALGPALAGLFMDTFRPGMLLFFFSTALAILGCYAVYLIRRADDIPTEAQEPFVPMTRTTPAALEMYPRTEAQPELDEAPASAEGAK